In the genome of Amia ocellicauda isolate fAmiCal2 chromosome 3, fAmiCal2.hap1, whole genome shotgun sequence, one region contains:
- the retsat.2 gene encoding all-trans-retinol 13,14-reductase, with protein sequence MWFAAAFGILAFIVLLYKYVCGRAGPNPFAADTREPPRPLVTNKQEKNKVLKQGFLASRVPEHLDAIVVGSGIGGLGVAVMLAKVGKKVLVLEQHDRAGGCCHTFTEKGFEFDVGIHYIGELLEHRPFRCMIDQLTNGQLQWASLDNPFDKVVLGLPGKRRVYPIYSGKKRFPEELKKFFPGEEEAIDKFLQLVKKVGKGVWFMAVLKMIHPRLAKFLVYSGLVNWLSPFFKMAPRSVTEVVNKLTSNEDLRAVFSYIFGTYGNIPKEASFSMHSLLVCHYLEGAWYPKGGASEIAYHMIPIIEEAGGAVLVRAPVQRILINDAKQAYGVSVMKGQEEINVYAPIVISNAGLFNTYQQLLPQEVQTLPAIQSQLSMVQHGEGGLSIFLGLNGTKEELGLRADNYWIFPENNLDELVENYMNAPREEAAKNVPLLFVASPSAKDPTWEERNPGKSTLTLVSFANYKWFEEWKDGKVSKRGEDYKELKESFIKSILEVVVEIFPQIKDKIEFVDAGTPVTHQYYIAAPRGEIYGCDHGLARFNPVLSVDIRPETPIKNLFLTGQDVFVCGFAGALAGALTCGSAILKRNLHLDVINMAKARQRDDHKKDQ encoded by the exons ATGTGGTTTGCAGCAGCGTTTGGGATTTTAGCTTTCATAGTGTTATTGTACAAATATGTCTGTGGCAGAGCCGGACCCAACCCGTTTGCTGCTGATACGCGGGAACCTCCGAGACCCCTGGTGACGAACAAGCAGGAGAAAAACAAAGTCCTGAAGCAGG GCTTCCTGGCCAGCAGGGTACCGGAGCACCTCGATGCCATCGTGGTGGGCAGCGGGATCGGGGGGCTGGGGGTGGCGGTGATGCTGGCAAAGGTTGGCAAGAAGGTGCTGGTCCTGGAGCAACACGACCGCGCCGGAGGCTGCTGCCACACCTTCACCGAAAAGGGATTTGAATTTGATGTCG GGATACACTACATCGGAGAACTACTGGAGCACAGGCCTTTCCGCTGCATGATTGACCAGCTGACAAATGGGCAGCTGCAGTGGGCCAGTCTGGACAACCCTTTCGATAAAGTGGTTCTGGGCCTGCCTGGGAAGAGACGGGTCTATCCCATCTACAGTGGGAAGAAGAGGTTCCCTGAGGAGCTGAAGAAGTTTTTCCCAGGGGAGGAAGAAGCCATCGATAAGTTCCTCCAGCTTGTAAAG AAAGTTGGAAAAGGTGTCTGGTTTATGGCTGTCCTGAAAATGATCCATCCACGATTGGCCAAGTTTCTCGTCTACTCTGGCCTGGTGAATTGGCTCTCTCCATTCTTTAAAATGGCACCCAGGAGCGTGACCGAAGTGGTCAATAAACTGACCAGCAACGAGGACCTCCGAGCTGTGTTCAGTTACATCTTTGGTACCTATG GAAACATTCCAAAAGAAGCCAGTTTTTCGATGCACAGCTTGCTGGTGTGTCACTATTTGGAGGGCGCATGGTATCCTAAAGGGGGCGCCAGCGAGATCGCCTACCACATGATCCCCATCATTGAGGAAGCGGGGGGCGCTGTTTTGGTTCGTGCTCCAGTCCAGCGCATTCTGATAAACGATGCCAAGCAAGCCTACG GTGTCAGTGTGATGAAAGGCCAAGAGGAAATTAATGTCTATGCACCCATCGTGATCTCCAACGCAGGACTCTTCAATACCTACCAGCAACTTCTACCTCAAGAAGTTCAAACCCTCCCAG CTATCCAGTCCCAGCTCAGCATGGTCCAGCACGGTGAGGGAGGTCTGAGTATCTTCTTGGGTCTGAATGGAACCAAGGAAGAGCTGGGCCTGAGAGCTGACAACTACTGGATCTTTCCAGAAAATAACCTTGATGAGTT GGTGGAAAACTATATGAATGCCCCAAGAGAGGAAGCTGCTAAAAATGTGCCCCTGCTTTTTGTCGCATCCCCTTCAGCCAAAGATCCCACCTGGGAAGAAAGAAATCCAG GCAAATCCACCCTTACCCTTGTAAGCTTTGCCAACTACAAGTGGTTTGAAGAATGGAAGGATGGAAAAGTCTCCAAAAGGGGAGAAGACTACAAGGAACTCAAAGAGTCATTTATCAAGTCAATTTTGGAGGTCGTTGTGGAGATCTTTCCACAGATCAAAGACAAG ATTGAGTTTGTAGATGCTGGGACTCCCGTTACACATCAGTACTACATCGCGGCTCCCCGGGGCGAGATCTACGGCTGCGATCATGGCTTGGCCCGCTTCAACCCAGTGCTCAGTGTTGACATCCGACCCGAGACGCCCATCAAAAACCTCTTCTTGACCG GGCaggatgtgtttgtgtgcggTTTTGCCGGGGCCCTGGCTGGAGCTCTCACCTGCGGTTCGGCCATCCTCAAGCGTAACTTACACTTGGACGTCATTAACATGGCCAAGGCGCGGCAGAGGGACGACCACAAGAAGGACCAATAG